A region from the Bacteroidota bacterium genome encodes:
- a CDS encoding TlpA family protein disulfide reductase gives MRKILPQLFLLLLLMQQGYSQTAAGHDFSMTQAMFEKEALQPKDEIWVIDFWASWCGPCIESIPHLKQIQRRYSDKKVRFISISWDESEVKWRSALDRFQMPWQHIRITKAQSAYFDAHFPHKAIPTAFVIRMDGKVKKANGVGMLEPTIQKAIKANKS, from the coding sequence ATGAGAAAAATCTTACCTCAGCTCTTTCTTTTACTCCTGCTAATGCAGCAGGGTTACAGCCAAACTGCGGCAGGTCATGATTTTTCAATGACACAGGCAATGTTTGAGAAGGAGGCCCTTCAACCCAAGGATGAAATCTGGGTGATCGACTTCTGGGCATCCTGGTGTGGACCTTGCATCGAATCCATTCCCCATCTCAAACAAATCCAGCGCAGGTACTCCGACAAGAAGGTGCGGTTCATCAGCATTTCTTGGGACGAATCGGAAGTGAAATGGCGCTCCGCACTCGATCGCTTTCAGATGCCTTGGCAGCACATCCGCATTACCAAGGCACAATCCGCCTATTTTGATGCCCATTTTCCCCACAAAGCAATTCCGACGGCATTCGTGATCCGCATGGACGGCAAAGTGAAAAAGGCCAACGGCGTCGGCATGTTGGAGCCTACGATTCAA
- a CDS encoding FKBP-type peptidyl-prolyl cis-trans isomerase, with the protein MEHGIEQWRQLEGLRNWDKKFVNSGYTILPSGLAYKPLKVGNGKLAQNGNRTTVHYTGYLESGKKFASTLDGKQSFQFTLGNAEVIKGWEEGLATMTVGSRYLLRIPPDLGYGQAGAGAGAIPPNSTLYFDIQLLAAE; encoded by the coding sequence ATGGAGCACGGGATTGAACAGTGGCGGCAGTTGGAGGGTTTAAGAAATTGGGACAAGAAATTTGTCAATAGCGGCTACACGATATTGCCGAGCGGTCTTGCCTATAAGCCCCTGAAAGTGGGAAATGGCAAGTTGGCTCAAAATGGTAATCGTACCACCGTTCATTATACCGGCTATCTTGAGAGCGGCAAAAAATTTGCGAGCACGCTCGACGGAAAGCAATCCTTCCAGTTCACCCTCGGGAATGCCGAGGTGATCAAAGGGTGGGAAGAGGGTTTGGCGACAATGACAGTCGGCAGCCGCTACCTACTCAGGATACCTCCCGACCTCGGTTACGGCCAAGCGGGAGCAGGAGCTGGGGCTATTCCCCCTAATTCAACGCTTTACTTTGACATTCAGCTGCTTGCAGCAGAATAA
- a CDS encoding 3-hydroxyanthranilate 3,4-dioxygenase: protein MSKFSPFSFKNWIDENRHLLKPPVGNKPIWTETNDFIVMVVGGPNSRTDFHYNESEEFFYQLEGDMVLRLIEDGKPVDVPIKEGEIFLLPGKVPHSPQRKANTVGLVVEKVRQPGMTDGLLWYCPKCGSKVYEEYFFMTNIATQMQPVFEKFYGSEELRTCKNCGNIHPKPGK, encoded by the coding sequence ATGTCGAAATTCTCTCCCTTCAGCTTCAAAAATTGGATCGACGAAAATCGCCACCTGCTCAAGCCACCCGTCGGAAACAAGCCTATATGGACGGAAACCAATGACTTTATCGTGATGGTGGTCGGTGGACCCAATTCGCGGACCGATTTTCACTACAATGAATCGGAGGAGTTTTTTTACCAGTTGGAAGGTGACATGGTGCTACGCCTCATCGAAGACGGCAAGCCTGTCGATGTCCCCATCAAGGAAGGTGAAATTTTCCTTTTGCCCGGCAAAGTTCCGCATTCGCCGCAGCGCAAAGCCAATACCGTCGGCCTCGTCGTCGAAAAAGTACGGCAACCCGGCATGACCGATGGTCTGCTTTGGTATTGCCCCAAATGCGGCAGCAAAGTCTACGAAGAGTATTTCTTCATGACCAATATTGCTACGCAAATGCAACCTGTCTTCGAAAAGTTCTACGGATCCGAAGAGCTTCGTACCTGCAAAAATTGCGGGAACATCCATCCCAAACCGGGAAAGTGA
- a CDS encoding branched-chain amino acid aminotransferase — MEAIMNKKISVQRVSQSRIHTVDFDHIPFGKIFADHMLVADYADGKWGEPTIMPYQNISFSPAMSALHYGQSIFEGMKAYKTTEGKAVLFRPKENWERMNHSAARMCMPEVPYEIFMDGVQQLVNLDQAWIPQQHECSLYIRPFMFATDEFVGIRPSETYRFIIFCCPVGAYYPEPVGLMVTAKYVRAIDGGTGEAKAAGNYGGSLLASKEAKERGYHNVLWLDGRERKYAEECGTMNIFFVIDGVAVTPMLSGTILHGTTRQALIQLLHDMGVEVQERHISIEEIFQAHEAGKLEEAFGAGTAATVAPVSRIGHDGSVPVLEGRDEIVLPAMDTRKVGPELLKRLSEIRVGIAPDIHGWLLPV; from the coding sequence ATGGAAGCAATCATGAACAAGAAGATCAGTGTCCAACGTGTGAGCCAAAGCAGGATTCACACCGTAGATTTTGATCATATCCCATTTGGGAAAATTTTTGCCGACCACATGTTGGTCGCTGACTATGCCGATGGAAAATGGGGCGAACCCACCATCATGCCTTATCAGAACATTTCTTTCTCGCCTGCAATGTCGGCCTTGCATTACGGACAGTCGATTTTTGAAGGCATGAAAGCCTACAAAACGACAGAGGGCAAGGCTGTGCTGTTCAGGCCGAAGGAAAACTGGGAACGCATGAACCACTCGGCGGCACGTATGTGTATGCCCGAGGTACCTTATGAAATCTTCATGGATGGCGTTCAGCAACTGGTCAATCTCGACCAAGCTTGGATTCCGCAACAACACGAATGCTCGCTGTACATCCGGCCATTCATGTTTGCGACCGACGAATTTGTCGGCATCCGCCCGTCGGAAACCTATCGGTTTATCATCTTCTGTTGCCCGGTGGGCGCTTACTATCCGGAGCCTGTCGGGCTGATGGTGACCGCCAAATACGTGCGTGCCATCGACGGTGGTACGGGCGAAGCCAAGGCAGCCGGCAATTATGGCGGCAGCCTTCTAGCTTCCAAGGAAGCCAAGGAGCGCGGCTATCACAACGTTTTGTGGCTCGATGGCCGCGAACGGAAATACGCCGAGGAATGCGGAACGATGAACATCTTCTTCGTGATTGACGGCGTTGCGGTAACCCCGATGCTGTCAGGAACGATTTTGCATGGTACGACGCGCCAAGCCTTGATTCAACTCTTGCACGACATGGGCGTCGAGGTTCAGGAGCGGCATATTTCCATCGAAGAGATTTTCCAGGCCCACGAGGCCGGCAAACTCGAGGAAGCCTTTGGCGCAGGCACTGCAGCTACCGTCGCCCCGGTTTCTCGCATCGGTCACGACGGTTCGGTACCCGTTTTGGAAGGCCGCGACGAAATCGTGTTGCCAGCGATGGATACCCGCAAAGTCGGCCCTGAACTCCTCAAGCGCCTCAGCGAAATTCGCGTAGGCATCGCACCTGACATCCATGGATGGCTTTTGCCAGTGTGA
- a CDS encoding Uma2 family endonuclease: protein MSKFDPMGIEEEIKRYTLTEYLAIEEEAEYRSEFYNGQIFSLAERSPEHSAIAANFIYGLANAFRDKACRVFDSSMMVRIEDLNSVLYPDASVICGPLNRDPQRRNLVRNPTLIVEVLSKSTHRYDRGNKFFKYQMIPSLRTYVLVEQDEPTVHVSHKNEDGAWDVDNYFGLEGTVDLKPHGVSVTMAQIYN from the coding sequence ATGTCTAAATTCGATCCTATGGGCATCGAGGAAGAAATCAAGCGCTATACCCTCACGGAATACCTTGCCATAGAGGAGGAAGCTGAGTACCGCAGCGAATTTTACAATGGGCAAATTTTTTCGTTGGCTGAGCGTTCACCAGAGCATAGCGCAATCGCTGCTAATTTCATCTATGGATTGGCCAATGCATTTCGTGATAAAGCTTGCCGTGTATTTGATTCGAGTATGATGGTGAGAATCGAGGACCTCAACTCCGTACTTTATCCAGATGCCTCAGTAATTTGTGGCCCGCTAAACCGCGATCCGCAAAGACGCAATTTGGTTCGAAACCCAACTTTGATCGTTGAAGTCCTATCCAAAAGCACCCATCGATACGACCGCGGCAACAAATTTTTCAAGTACCAGATGATTCCTTCCCTCCGAACCTATGTTTTGGTGGAGCAAGACGAGCCAACAGTGCACGTCTCCCACAAAAATGAAGATGGGGCTTGGGATGTCGACAACTACTTCGGTCTTGAAGGAACCGTGGACCTGAAGCCCCATGGCGTATCCGTCACGATGGCACAAATCTACAATTAA